From a region of the Pan paniscus chromosome 19, NHGRI_mPanPan1-v2.0_pri, whole genome shotgun sequence genome:
- the ACOX1 gene encoding peroxisomal acyl-coenzyme A oxidase 1 isoform X1, with protein sequence MNPDLRRERDSASFNPELLTHILDGSPEKTRRRREIENMILNDPDFQHEDLNFLTRSQRYEVAVRKSAIMVKKMREFGIADPDEIMWFKKLHLVNFVEPVSLNYSMFIPTLLNQGTTAQKEKWLLSSKGLQIIGTYAQTEMGHGTHLRGLETTATYDPETQEFILNSPTVTSIKWWPGGLGKTSNHAIVLAQLITKGKCYGLHAFIVPIREIGTHKPLPGITVGDIGPKFGYDEIDNGYLKMDNYRIPRENMLMKYAQVKPDGTYVKPLSNKLTYGTMVFVRSFLVGEAARALSKACTIAIRYSAVRHQSEIKPGEPEPQILDFQTQQYKLFPLLATAYAFQFVGAYMKETYHRINEGIGQGDLSELPELHALTAGLKAFTSWTANTGIEACRMACGGHGYSHCSGLPNIYVNFTPSCTFEGENTVMMLQTARFLMKSYDQVHSGKLVCGMVSYLNDLPSQRIQPQQVAVWPTMVDINSPESLTEAYKLRAARLVEIAAKNLQKEVIHRKSKEVAWNLTSVDLVRASEAHCHYVVVKLFSEKLLKIQDKAIQAVLRSLCLLYSLYGISQNAGDFLQGSIMTEPQITQVNQHVKELLTLIRSDAVALVDAFDFQDVTLGSVLGRYDGNVYENLFEWAKNSPLNKAEVHESYKHLKSLQSKL encoded by the exons ATGAACCCGGACCTGCGCAGGGAGCGGGATTCCGCCAGCTTCAACCCGGAGCTGCTTACACACATCCTGGACGGCAGCCCCGAGAAAACCCGGCGCCGCCGAGAGATCG AGAACATGATCCTGAACGACCCAGACTTCCAGCATGAGGACTTGAACTTCCTCACTCGCAGCCAGCGTTATGAGGTGGCTGTCAGGAAAAGTGCCATCATGGTGAAGAAGATGAGGGAGTTTGGCATCGCAGACCCTGATGAAATTATGTGGTTTAAAAA ACTACATTTGGTCAATTTTGTGGAACCTGTGAGCCTCAATTACTCCATGTTTATTCCTACCTTGCTGAATCAGGGCACCACTGCTCAGAAAGAGAAATGGCTGCTTTCATCCAAAGGACTCCAGATAATTGGCACCTACGCCCAGACGGAAATGGGCCACG GAACTCACCTTCGAGGCTTGGAAACCACAGCCACATATGACCCTGAAACCCAGGAGTTCATTCTCAACAGTCCTACTGTGACCTCCATTAAATGGTGGCCTGGTGGGC TTGGAAAGACTTCAAATCATGCAATAGTTCTTGCCCAGCTCATCACTAAGGGGAAATGCTATGGATTACATGCCTTTATCGTACCTATTCGTGAAATCGGGACCCATAAGCCTTTGCCAG GAATTACCGTTGGTGACATCGGCCCCAAATTTGGTTATGATGAGATAGACAATGGCTACCTCAAAATGGACAACTATCGTATTCCCAGAGAAAACATGCTGATGAAGTATGCCCAG GTGAAGCCTGATGGCACGTACGTGAAACCGCTGAGTAACAAGCTGACTTACGGGACCATGGTGTTTGTCAGGTCCTTCCTTGTGGGAGAAGCTGCTCGGGCTCTGTCTAAGGCGTGCACCATTGCCATCCGATACAGTGCTGTGAGGCACCAGTCTGAAATCAAGCCAGG TGAACCAGAACcacagattttggattttcaaacCCAGCAGTATAAACTCTTTCCACTCCTGGCCACTGCCTATGCCTTCCAGTTTGTGGGCGCATACATGAAGGAGACCTATCACCGGATTAACGAAGGCATTGGTCAAGGGGACCTGAGTGAACTGCCTGAG CTTCATGCCCTCACCGCTGGACTGAAGGCTTTCACCTCCTGGACTGCAAACACTGGCATTGAAGCATGTCGGATGGCTTGTGGTGGGCATGGCTATTCTCATTGCAGTGGTCTTCCAAATATTTATGTCAATTTCACCCCAAGCTGTACCTTTGAGGGAGAAAACACTGTCATGATGCTCCAGACGGCTAG GTTCCTGATGAAAAGTTATGACCAGGTGCACTCAGGAAAGTTGGTGTGTGGCATGGTGTCCTATTTGAATGACCTGCCCAGTCAGCGCATCCAGCCACAGCAGGTAGCAGTCTGGCCAACCATGGTGGATATCAACAGCCCCGAAAGCCTAACCGAAGCATATAAACTCCGTGCAGCCAG ATTAGTAGAAATTGCtgcaaaaaaccttcaaaaagaaGTGATTCACAGAAAAAGCAAGGAGGTAGCTTGGAACCTAACTTCTGTTGACCTTGTTCGAGCAAGTGAG gCACATTGCCACTATGTGGTAGTTAAGCTCTTTTCAGAAAAACTCCTCAAAATTCAAGATAAAGCCATTCAAGCTGTCTTAAGGAGTTTATGTCTGCTGTATTCTCTGTATGGAATCAGTCAGAACGCGGGGGATTTCCTTCAG GGGAGCATCATGACAGAGCCTCAGATTACGCAAGTAAACCAGCATGTAAAGGAGTTACTCACTCTGATTCGCTCAGATGCTGTTGCTTTGGTTGATGCATTTGATTTTCAGGATGTGACACTTGGCTCTGTGCTTGGCCGCTATGATGGGAATGTGTATGAAAACTTGTTTGAGTGGGCTAAGAACTCCCCACTGAACAAAGCAGAG GTCCACGAATCTTACAAGCACCTGAAGTCACTGCAGTCCAAGCTCTGA
- the ACOX1 gene encoding peroxisomal acyl-coenzyme A oxidase 1 isoform X2, which produces MNPDLRRERDSASFNPELLTHILDGSPEKTRRRREIENMILNDPDFQHEDLNFLTRSQRYEVAVRKSAIMVKKMREFGIADPDEIMWFKNFVHRGRPEPLDLHLGMFLPTLLHQATAEQQERFFMPAWNLEIIGTYAQTEMGHGTHLRGLETTATYDPETQEFILNSPTVTSIKWWPGGLGKTSNHAIVLAQLITKGKCYGLHAFIVPIREIGTHKPLPGITVGDIGPKFGYDEIDNGYLKMDNYRIPRENMLMKYAQVKPDGTYVKPLSNKLTYGTMVFVRSFLVGEAARALSKACTIAIRYSAVRHQSEIKPGEPEPQILDFQTQQYKLFPLLATAYAFQFVGAYMKETYHRINEGIGQGDLSELPELHALTAGLKAFTSWTANTGIEACRMACGGHGYSHCSGLPNIYVNFTPSCTFEGENTVMMLQTARFLMKSYDQVHSGKLVCGMVSYLNDLPSQRIQPQQVAVWPTMVDINSPESLTEAYKLRAARLVEIAAKNLQKEVIHRKSKEVAWNLTSVDLVRASEAHCHYVVVKLFSEKLLKIQDKAIQAVLRSLCLLYSLYGISQNAGDFLQGSIMTEPQITQVNQHVKELLTLIRSDAVALVDAFDFQDVTLGSVLGRYDGNVYENLFEWAKNSPLNKAEVHESYKHLKSLQSKL; this is translated from the exons ATGAACCCGGACCTGCGCAGGGAGCGGGATTCCGCCAGCTTCAACCCGGAGCTGCTTACACACATCCTGGACGGCAGCCCCGAGAAAACCCGGCGCCGCCGAGAGATCG AGAACATGATCCTGAACGACCCAGACTTCCAGCATGAGGACTTGAACTTCCTCACTCGCAGCCAGCGTTATGAGGTGGCTGTCAGGAAAAGTGCCATCATGGTGAAGAAGATGAGGGAGTTTGGCATCGCAGACCCTGATGAAATTATGTGGTTTAAAAA TTTTGTGCACCGAGGGCGGCCTGAGCCTCTGGATCTTCACTTGGGCATGTTCCTGCCCACCTTGCTTCACCAGGCAACTGCGGAGCAGCAGGAGCGCTTCTTCATGCCCGCCTGGAACTTGGAGATCATTGGCACTTATGCCCAGACAGAGATGGGTCATG GAACTCACCTTCGAGGCTTGGAAACCACAGCCACATATGACCCTGAAACCCAGGAGTTCATTCTCAACAGTCCTACTGTGACCTCCATTAAATGGTGGCCTGGTGGGC TTGGAAAGACTTCAAATCATGCAATAGTTCTTGCCCAGCTCATCACTAAGGGGAAATGCTATGGATTACATGCCTTTATCGTACCTATTCGTGAAATCGGGACCCATAAGCCTTTGCCAG GAATTACCGTTGGTGACATCGGCCCCAAATTTGGTTATGATGAGATAGACAATGGCTACCTCAAAATGGACAACTATCGTATTCCCAGAGAAAACATGCTGATGAAGTATGCCCAG GTGAAGCCTGATGGCACGTACGTGAAACCGCTGAGTAACAAGCTGACTTACGGGACCATGGTGTTTGTCAGGTCCTTCCTTGTGGGAGAAGCTGCTCGGGCTCTGTCTAAGGCGTGCACCATTGCCATCCGATACAGTGCTGTGAGGCACCAGTCTGAAATCAAGCCAGG TGAACCAGAACcacagattttggattttcaaacCCAGCAGTATAAACTCTTTCCACTCCTGGCCACTGCCTATGCCTTCCAGTTTGTGGGCGCATACATGAAGGAGACCTATCACCGGATTAACGAAGGCATTGGTCAAGGGGACCTGAGTGAACTGCCTGAG CTTCATGCCCTCACCGCTGGACTGAAGGCTTTCACCTCCTGGACTGCAAACACTGGCATTGAAGCATGTCGGATGGCTTGTGGTGGGCATGGCTATTCTCATTGCAGTGGTCTTCCAAATATTTATGTCAATTTCACCCCAAGCTGTACCTTTGAGGGAGAAAACACTGTCATGATGCTCCAGACGGCTAG GTTCCTGATGAAAAGTTATGACCAGGTGCACTCAGGAAAGTTGGTGTGTGGCATGGTGTCCTATTTGAATGACCTGCCCAGTCAGCGCATCCAGCCACAGCAGGTAGCAGTCTGGCCAACCATGGTGGATATCAACAGCCCCGAAAGCCTAACCGAAGCATATAAACTCCGTGCAGCCAG ATTAGTAGAAATTGCtgcaaaaaaccttcaaaaagaaGTGATTCACAGAAAAAGCAAGGAGGTAGCTTGGAACCTAACTTCTGTTGACCTTGTTCGAGCAAGTGAG gCACATTGCCACTATGTGGTAGTTAAGCTCTTTTCAGAAAAACTCCTCAAAATTCAAGATAAAGCCATTCAAGCTGTCTTAAGGAGTTTATGTCTGCTGTATTCTCTGTATGGAATCAGTCAGAACGCGGGGGATTTCCTTCAG GGGAGCATCATGACAGAGCCTCAGATTACGCAAGTAAACCAGCATGTAAAGGAGTTACTCACTCTGATTCGCTCAGATGCTGTTGCTTTGGTTGATGCATTTGATTTTCAGGATGTGACACTTGGCTCTGTGCTTGGCCGCTATGATGGGAATGTGTATGAAAACTTGTTTGAGTGGGCTAAGAACTCCCCACTGAACAAAGCAGAG GTCCACGAATCTTACAAGCACCTGAAGTCACTGCAGTCCAAGCTCTGA
- the ACOX1 gene encoding peroxisomal acyl-coenzyme A oxidase 1 isoform X3 has product MAAFIQRTPDNWHLRPDGNGPRFVHRGRPEPLDLHLGMFLPTLLHQATAEQQERFFMPAWNLEIIGTYAQTEMGHGTHLRGLETTATYDPETQEFILNSPTVTSIKWWPGGLGKTSNHAIVLAQLITKGKCYGLHAFIVPIREIGTHKPLPGITVGDIGPKFGYDEIDNGYLKMDNYRIPRENMLMKYAQVKPDGTYVKPLSNKLTYGTMVFVRSFLVGEAARALSKACTIAIRYSAVRHQSEIKPGEPEPQILDFQTQQYKLFPLLATAYAFQFVGAYMKETYHRINEGIGQGDLSELPELHALTAGLKAFTSWTANTGIEACRMACGGHGYSHCSGLPNIYVNFTPSCTFEGENTVMMLQTARFLMKSYDQVHSGKLVCGMVSYLNDLPSQRIQPQQVAVWPTMVDINSPESLTEAYKLRAARLVEIAAKNLQKEVIHRKSKEVAWNLTSVDLVRASEAHCHYVVVKLFSEKLLKIQDKAIQAVLRSLCLLYSLYGISQNAGDFLQGSIMTEPQITQVNQHVKELLTLIRSDAVALVDAFDFQDVTLGSVLGRYDGNVYENLFEWAKNSPLNKAEVHESYKHLKSLQSKL; this is encoded by the exons ATGGCTGCTTTCATCCAAAGGACTCCAGATAATTGGCACCTACGCCCAGACGGAAATGGGCCACG TTTTGTGCACCGAGGGCGGCCTGAGCCTCTGGATCTTCACTTGGGCATGTTCCTGCCCACCTTGCTTCACCAGGCAACTGCGGAGCAGCAGGAGCGCTTCTTCATGCCCGCCTGGAACTTGGAGATCATTGGCACTTATGCCCAGACAGAGATGGGTCATG GAACTCACCTTCGAGGCTTGGAAACCACAGCCACATATGACCCTGAAACCCAGGAGTTCATTCTCAACAGTCCTACTGTGACCTCCATTAAATGGTGGCCTGGTGGGC TTGGAAAGACTTCAAATCATGCAATAGTTCTTGCCCAGCTCATCACTAAGGGGAAATGCTATGGATTACATGCCTTTATCGTACCTATTCGTGAAATCGGGACCCATAAGCCTTTGCCAG GAATTACCGTTGGTGACATCGGCCCCAAATTTGGTTATGATGAGATAGACAATGGCTACCTCAAAATGGACAACTATCGTATTCCCAGAGAAAACATGCTGATGAAGTATGCCCAG GTGAAGCCTGATGGCACGTACGTGAAACCGCTGAGTAACAAGCTGACTTACGGGACCATGGTGTTTGTCAGGTCCTTCCTTGTGGGAGAAGCTGCTCGGGCTCTGTCTAAGGCGTGCACCATTGCCATCCGATACAGTGCTGTGAGGCACCAGTCTGAAATCAAGCCAGG TGAACCAGAACcacagattttggattttcaaacCCAGCAGTATAAACTCTTTCCACTCCTGGCCACTGCCTATGCCTTCCAGTTTGTGGGCGCATACATGAAGGAGACCTATCACCGGATTAACGAAGGCATTGGTCAAGGGGACCTGAGTGAACTGCCTGAG CTTCATGCCCTCACCGCTGGACTGAAGGCTTTCACCTCCTGGACTGCAAACACTGGCATTGAAGCATGTCGGATGGCTTGTGGTGGGCATGGCTATTCTCATTGCAGTGGTCTTCCAAATATTTATGTCAATTTCACCCCAAGCTGTACCTTTGAGGGAGAAAACACTGTCATGATGCTCCAGACGGCTAG GTTCCTGATGAAAAGTTATGACCAGGTGCACTCAGGAAAGTTGGTGTGTGGCATGGTGTCCTATTTGAATGACCTGCCCAGTCAGCGCATCCAGCCACAGCAGGTAGCAGTCTGGCCAACCATGGTGGATATCAACAGCCCCGAAAGCCTAACCGAAGCATATAAACTCCGTGCAGCCAG ATTAGTAGAAATTGCtgcaaaaaaccttcaaaaagaaGTGATTCACAGAAAAAGCAAGGAGGTAGCTTGGAACCTAACTTCTGTTGACCTTGTTCGAGCAAGTGAG gCACATTGCCACTATGTGGTAGTTAAGCTCTTTTCAGAAAAACTCCTCAAAATTCAAGATAAAGCCATTCAAGCTGTCTTAAGGAGTTTATGTCTGCTGTATTCTCTGTATGGAATCAGTCAGAACGCGGGGGATTTCCTTCAG GGGAGCATCATGACAGAGCCTCAGATTACGCAAGTAAACCAGCATGTAAAGGAGTTACTCACTCTGATTCGCTCAGATGCTGTTGCTTTGGTTGATGCATTTGATTTTCAGGATGTGACACTTGGCTCTGTGCTTGGCCGCTATGATGGGAATGTGTATGAAAACTTGTTTGAGTGGGCTAAGAACTCCCCACTGAACAAAGCAGAG GTCCACGAATCTTACAAGCACCTGAAGTCACTGCAGTCCAAGCTCTGA